The stretch of DNA tctctctctgcctctctctctctctctctctctctgcctctctctctctctctctctgcctctctctctctctctctctctgcctctctctctctctctctctctgcctctctctctctctctcacccccaccccacccttaccCCCCCACCATTACAGAAGTTCCTCTGAGTGTTGCGATTGGCCgatgagaccccagcactgactcGCTTTTCTTCACTGCCGAGAGAACCTGTGGGAGGAAAATGTTTGAGtgacctcccctctccctctcccagcgAGCCGCATTGACGCTGGGGAGAACCtcggagagcgagcgagggagagagacagaccgagagagagagagagagagagtgagagagagggggacccgcAGGGCTGCCATGGCCGACCCCATCATGGACTTGTTCGACGACCCCGGCCTCTTCGCTGAGGGACTGGACTCGCTGACGGCCGGCTCCATCGCCGACGACCTGGACCTGGGCGATGGCTTCGAGCCCCTGGAGCCGGAGCCGGGCCCCGACCTGACCAAGGTCCACCCGTTCGACGGGCTGCCTCAGTTCCACCAGCCGGCCCCCCAGAGCGGCCAGGAGCCTCACCCGCACCACGCCCCCTACGCCATCTTCTCCGCCCTCAAGTCGCCCGGAGAGGCCTTCGACGACCAGGGCCCGCTGTGGGGGCAGCCCGCCCGCGACGGGGGGCACGGACTCCCGCCGGCCCCCCCAGCCTCGCAGGAGACCGAGTACCTGGCTCACCACGACTACGCCTTGCAGCAGAGTGacccgcagcagcagcagcagcagccgccTTCCGCCGCTGTCCCCGCTCGGACGGCGCCGGCCCTCGCCACGCAGCCTGCCCTCGACCCTTTCTCCCAGGACCGCGACGCCCTCAGCCAGGGCAACCCCTTCATGGGGGTCCACGGCGCGCGGCCGGCGGCTGCCATTCGCAAGGCTCCTTCTCCTCccgctcccccccctcctcctcctcctcctcctccacctccacctcccgtGGCGAACTCTGCTCCTGCCAGGACCCCAGACCAGGGGCTAGCCCCCGCTCCTGTCCAGCCTGCGGCCGCTTTCGCCGTGCAGGTCCAGCAGACGGCCGCCGAGCCCAGCTCTTCGTCCCTCTCCtcgtccaccaccaccaccaccaccaccaccaccaccaccaccacctcgtcCTCCTCTTCCCAGTACAACATCCGCTACTCCCTGCCCAGCCAGGCTGTGCCCAACGGAGGGGTGGTGGTGCCCCCCACAGCTGTGCTGGCCAGCACACAGGCCGTGTCTTACCTCTCCGGCAATGCTGTCTTCACCAGCGCCAGCCCAAGCCAGGGCCAGGTCGCCCAGACCAACGGGCCCTCCATCAACCAGGTCCTCCTCCAACCCGTGACAGCTCAGCAAAGCCAGGGCAACTTCACCGCAGCTACCCTGACCACTGTCAAACCCAACGTGACCATCGCACCCTCGCCAGCCTCTCAGGTAAGGACCGTACcgcttacacacacaaacacacacacatacacacacacacatatacacacacacatacacacacacatacacacacacacacatacacacacacacacacatacacacacacacacacacacatatacacacacacacatacacacacattcacacacattcacacacactcacacacacacatacacacacacatacacacacacacacacactcacacagacacgcacacacacacacacacacacacacacacacacacacacacagactcacactcacagacactcacagacacacacagacacacacagacacacacagacacacacagacacacacagacacacacagacacacacagacacacacagacacacacacagacacacacacacacagacacacacacacacacagacacacacacacatatatatacacacacacacatatatatacacacacacacatacacacacacacacacacatacacatatacacacacacacatacacacacacacacagacacacacacagacacacacacagacacacacacacagacacacacagacacacacagacatacacagacacacacagacatacacagacacacacagacatacacacacacacacacacacagacacacacacacacagacacacacacacacagacacacacacacacggacacacacacacggacacacacacacggggacacacacacggacacacacacacacacggacacacacacacggacacacacacacggacacacacacacggacacacacacacggacacacacacacggacacacacacacacacacacacacacggacacacagacacacactcacacacacatatacacacacacacacacacacacacacacacagacacacacacagacacacacacagacacacacacagacacacacacagacacacacacagacacacacacagacacacacacacacacagacacacacagtaaagctccccGTGCACTGTCATAGTAGCAGAGCCTTGTAGAGGCTGAAATAGAGACAGAgtgtgctggaaatattcagaacCTGTGGAGCGGGaaacagctaacgtttcgagtccgtatgactcttcaaaacTGGGAGAGAGGtgatagatacagaataaatctccctctacactgtccccatcaaacattcccaggacaggtacagcacggggttagatacagagtaaagctccctctacaccgtccccatcaaacattcccagggcaggtacaacacgggattagatacaaaataaagctccctctacactgtccccatcaaacactcccaggacaggtacagcacggtgttagatacagagtaaagctccctctacactgtccccatcaaacactcccaggacaggtacagcacggggttagatacagagtaaagctccctctacactgtccccaccaaacactcccaggacaggtacagcacgatgtTAGATACCGGGTAGAGCTCCCTCGACACTGCCTCACGCCCGCTGCCTCTCTGCTTCCTTCCAGGGCGACCCCAAGCGGATCACACTGGTTCTCCAGCAGCCACCGGGGTCTAACCAGCCGGGACAGCGCCACGTGATGATGAGGACCCTCCCCGGCAAGATCCTGATCCAGGGCCAGCAGATCACGGCCCTGGCGCACGGGCAGGGCGGCAAGGGGCTGCCGGGCCAGGCCGGCAAGGTGGTGACCATCCAGCTGCAGCTGCAGAACCCCCAGCAGAAGCTGCAGCCCTGCCAGATGATCCTGCAGCAGCCCGTGACCGTCGCTCCGAGCCAGCCGCAGCAACCTCAGCCGCAGCAGCAGCCGCAGCTCCAGACCGTACCGGCGCAGGTCGTCACGCAAGCCCCGGGACTCCGGCAGCCGCAGAGTCAGCGTCTCACCGTTCCCCTGCAAGTTACCCTGCAGCAGGTAACCAGAGAGGAGTGCGGCGGGCGGGAGTCTGAGGGCGGAGGTTAAAGAGATCAGCGGCAGCTCTGTTCAACGCGGGGGCTggtagggaggtggaggggggtccTTTTTGTCCCAACATTCCAGCCTCTGACTCTTCCCTGGGCGTCCGCTGTCCTGCAGGAATTTTTACAATTGATACGAACGGTTTGGAATAAGGGACAGAAGGCGTGgtcgctaaatttgctgatgagtcAAAGATAGGCAGGGAAGTGAGCCGTGACGGGGACAAACGGAAGCTGCAGAAGGATGTAGACCAGATGAAGTGAGCGGGCAAAGCTCTGGCAAATGGTCTTcgaagtgggaaaatgtgaaattgtcctttTCGGCAGGAAGAATCGAAACTTAGCTTATTctataaatggtgagagattgcagagttctgaggtacagagggatctgggtgtcctagtacatgaatctcagaaggttagtatgaagtgtattacctaaatggtgagagattgcagagctccgagacacagagggatctgggtgtcctagtgcatgaatcacagaaggttagtatgaagtgtattatctaaatggtgagagattgcagagctctgagacgcagagggatctgggtgtcctagtgcatgaatcacaaggttagtatgaagtgtattacctaaatggtgagagattgcagagctctgagacacggagggatctgggtgtcctagtgcatgaatcacagaaggttagtatgaagtgtattatctaaatggtgagagattgcagagctctgagacgcagagggatctgggtgtcctagtgcatgaatcacagaaggttagtgtgaagtgtattatctaaatggtgagagattgcagagctctgagacgcagagggatctgggtgtcctagtgcatgaatcacagaaggttagtgtgaagtgtattatctaaatggtgagagattgcagagctctgaggtgcagagggatctgggtgtcctagtgcatgaatcacagaaggttagtatgaagtgtattatctaaatggtgagagattgcagagctctgaggtacagagggatctgggtgtcctagtacatgaatcacagaaggttagtgtgcaggtacagcaggtcattaggaaagctaatagaaagttatcatttattgtgaggggagttgaatataaaagtagggaggtgatgcttcagttgtacagggcagtggtgagaccacatccggagTGTCGTGTACAgagttggtctccttatttaaggaaggatgtaaatatgtgGGAAGCAGTTGAGAgagggtttaccagactaataccaggaatgtgcAGGCTGTTTTATGAGGGAAGgtcggacaggttaggcttgtacccgctggagtttagaagagggagAGGCGACTCGATTGAAACCTTGAAGACCCTGAGGGGGTCTCGGACAGGgtgggatgtggagagggtgtctcctcttgtgggagaatctagaacggggggggggtcattgtttaaaaataaggggtcactcagttgaaacagagatgaggagaaatgttttctgagggttgagagtctttggaactcccttcctgaaaaggcggtggaagcagagtctttgaatatttttaaggccgagggtggttagattcttgataacctctcatccccccccaccgccctcgTTTATCGagggtgggtgggaatgtgggtttgaggttACAATGAGATCAGCCGCCATCTTATTGGATGGGggcgcaggctcgaggggcacAACTCCTAATTCGTATGGTTGTAGGTATATAAACTACCccaagcccctcgattagattccagtctgtaactcactcccagttatctgttattctatatataaaccaccccgaacccctcgattagattccagtctgtaacacatttccgggtatctgtaattctatatataaaccaccccgaacccctcgattagattccagtctgtaactcactcccaggtatctgttattctatatataaaccaccccgaacccctcgattagattccagtctgtaactcactcccaggtatctgttattctatatataaactaccccgaacccctcgattagattccagtctgtaactcactcccgggtatctgttattctatatataaaccaccccgaacccctcgattagattccagtctttaattcACTCCcgtgtgtctgttattctatatataaaccacgctgaacccctcgattagattcctgtctgtaactcactcccgggtatctgttattctatatataaaccaccctgaacccctcgattagattccagtctgtaactcacacccgggaaactgttattctatatataaaccaccccgaacccctcgattagattccagtctgtaactcactcccgggtatctgttattctatgtataaaccacaccgaacccctcgattagattccagtctgtaactcacccccgggtatctgttattctatatataaaccacaccgaacccctcgattagattccagtctgtaactcactcccgggtatctgttattctatatataaaccaccccgaacccctcgattagattccagtctgtaactcacccccgggtatctgttattctatatataaaccaccccgaacccctcgattagattccggtctgtaactcactcccgggtatctgttattctatatataaaccaccgcgaacccctcgattagattccagtatgtaactcactcccaggtatctgttattctatatataaaccatcctgatcccctcgattagattccagtctgtaactcactcccgggtatctgttattctatatataaaccgcaccgaacccctcgattagattccagtctgtaactcaccaccgggtatctgttattctatatataaaccaccgcgaacccctcgattagattccagtctgtaactctcacTCCTCCCTTGACGtctggctgtgtttgtttgggcagCCGGCGCACTCCCAGGTCTCGGGGCCCACGCTCTCCGTGGTGACGGCCCAGGTCACCGGCGTGGCCAGCGAGCACCAGCGCAAGCTGGAGCACCAGAAGAAGCAGGAGAAGGCCAACCGCATCGTGGCAGAGGCCATCGCCCGGGCCAAGGCGCGGGGCGAGCAGAACATCCCACGCGTCCTGGCCCACAACGAGCTGACGGGCAGGTCCTCGGGGGCCGAGGGCGAGGAGAAGCGCAAGAAGAAGAAGGGCAGCTCCCGCCCGAAGGAGGGGGACGGCAAGAAGTCGCGTTCCTCCGCCAAGCCTGGCTCGTCCTCGTCCTCCTCCAAAACCAAGGGCAAGTCGAAACCCAGGTACGTGCCGGCAGCGGTCGTGCTCATCCCCCCCCTTCTCCTCCCGAAACCGGGCAAAcctgggtggggaatggggtgcaTGCCAAGGATCCCCGTGTCATGAAGCGGGGCCGGGTGCTGGGGAAGACTGTTGTTAGCGGCGGTGTCATGGttattgaggtgggggggggggttgggtggggggggtgcagtggggggcaAGTGGTGGATGTTtcgtgagggagggggagagtgggtgggttgtGGTTTTGGACTTGCATTCTGCCCCGAacactcccattgaagaccatccctccagcCCCCCCCGAACCCTCCATCAATGACTCATCCCTCCAGTCCCTTAATCCTCatgtcgaagaccatccctccagcCCCTTAATCCTCatgtcgaagaccatccctccagtCCCTTAATCCTCATGTCGAAGCCCATCCCTCTAGTCCCTTAATCCTCatgtcgaagaccatccctccagcCCCTTAATCCTCatgtcgaagaccatccctccagtCCCTTAATTCCCatgtcgaagaccatccctccagcCCCCGAATCCTCATGTCAAAGACCCTCCCTCCAGCCCCCGAATCCTCATGTCGAATACCATCCCTCCAGCCCCCGAATCCTCATGTCAAAGACCCTCCCTCCGGCCCCCAAATCCTCatgtcgaagaccatccctccagcCCCCGAATCCTCatgtcgaagaccatccctccagcCCCCGAATCCTCatgtcgaagaccatccctccagtCCCCGAATCCTCatgtcgaagaccatccctccagtCCCTTAATGCTCctgtcgaagaccatccctctggtCCCCGAATCCTCctgtcgaagaccatccctccagtCCCTTAATCCTCatgtcgaagaccatccctccagtCCCCGAATCCTCatgtcgaagaccatccctccagtCCCCGAATCCTCctgtcgaagaccatccctccagtCCCTTAATCCTCatgtcgaagaccatccctccagtCCCTTAATCCTCATGTCGAAGCCCATCCCTCTAGTCCCTTAATCCTCatgtcgaagaccatccctccagcCCCTTAATCCTCatgtcgaagaccatccctccagtCCCTTAATTCCCatgtcgaagaccatccctccagcCCCCGAATCGTCATgtcaaagaccatccctccagtCCCTTAATCCTCctgtcgaagaccatccctccaggCCCTGAAACCTCctgtcgaagaccatccctccagtCCCCGAATCCTCatgtcgaagaccatccctccagcCCCCGAATCCTCATGTCGAAGACCCTCCCTCCAGCCCCCGAATCCTCATGTCGAAGACCCTCCCTCCAGCCCCCGAATCCTCATGTCGAAGACCCTCCCTCCAGCCCCCGAATCCTCatgtcgaagaccatccctccagcCCCCGAATCCTCatgtcgaagaccatccctccagcCCCCGAATCCTCatgtcgaagaccatccctccagtCCCTTAATGCTCCTGTCCCTTAATCCTCATGTCGAAGACCATCCCTTCAGTCCCCGAATCCTCatgtcgaagaccatccctccagcCCCCGAATCCTCatgtcgaagaccatccctccagcCCCCGAATCCTCAGGTCGAAGACCATCTCTCCAGTCCCTTAATCCTCatgtcgaagaccatccctccagcCCCCGAATCCTCatgtcgaagaccatccctccagcCCCCGAATTCTCGtgttgaagaccatccctccagcCCCCGAATCCTCatgtcgaagaccatccctccagtCCCCGAATCCTCctgtcgaagaccatccctccagtCCCTTAATCCTCatgtcgaagaccatccctccagtCCCTTAATCCTCATGTCGAAGCCCATCCCTCTAGTCCCTTAATCCTCATGTCGAAGCCCATCCCTCTAGTCCCTTAATCCTCatgtcgaagaccatccctccagcCCCTTAATCCTCatgtcgaagaccatccctccagtCCCTTAATTCCCatgtcgaagaccatccctccagcCCCCGAATCGTCATgtcaaagaccatccctccagtCCCTTAACCCTCCAGTCCCTTAATCCTCctgtcgaagaccatccctccaggCCCTGAAACCTCCtttcgaagaccatccctccagtCCCTGAATCCTCatgtcgaagaccatccctccagcCCCCGAATCCTCATGTCGAAGACCCTCCCTCCAGCCCCCGAATCCTCATGTCGAAGACCCTCCCTCCAGCCCCCGAATCCTCatgtcgaagaccatccctccagcCCCCGAATCCTCatgtcgaagaccatccctccagcCCCCGAATCCTCatgtcgaagaccatccctccagtCCCTTAATGCTCCTGTCCCTTAATCCTCATGTCGAAGACCATCCCTTCAGTCCCCGAATCCTCatgtcgaagaccatccctccaggCCCTGAAACCTCctgtcgaagaccatccctccagtCCCCGAATCCTCatgtcgaagaccatccctccagcCCCCGAATCCTCATGTCGAAGACCCTCCCTCCAGCCCCCGAATCCTCATGTCGAAGACCCTCCCTCCAGCCCCCGAATCCTCATGTCGAAGACCCTCCCTCCAGCCACCGAATCCTCatgtcgaagaccatccctccagcCCCCGAATCCTCatgtcgaagaccatccctccagtCCCTTAATGCTCCTGTCCCTTAATCCTCATGTCGAAGACCATCCCTTCAGTCCCCGAATCCTCatgtcgaagaccatccctccagcCCCCGAATCCTCatgtcgaagaccatccctccagcCCCCGAATCCTCaggtcgaagaccatccctccagtCCCTTAATCCTCatgtcgaagaccatccctccagcCCCCGAATCCTCatgtcgaagaccatccctccagcCCCCGAATCCTCctgtcgaagaccatccctccagtCCCTTAATCCTCatgtcgaagaccatccctccagtCCCTTAATCCTCatgtcgaagaccatccctctagtcCCTTAATCCTCatgtcgaagaccatccctccagcCCCCGAATCCTCatgtcgaagaccatccctccagtCCCCGAATCCTCatgtcgaagaccatccctccagtCCCCGAATCCTCatgtcgaagaccatccctccagtCCCTTAATGCTCctgtcgaagaccatccctccggTCCCCGAATTTTCctgtcgaagaccatccctccagtCCCTTAATCCTCatgtcgaagaccatccctccagtCCCTTAATCCTCatgtcgaagaccatccctccagtCCCCGAATCCTCatgtcgaagaccatccctccagtCCCCGAATCCTCctgtcgaagaccatccctccagtCCCTTAATCCTCatgtcgaagaccatccctcctgTCCCTTAATCCTCctgtcgaagaccatccctccagtCCCTTAATCCTCctgtcgaagaccatccctcctgTCCCTTAATCCTCatgtcgaagaccatccctccagcCCCCGAATCCTCatgtcgaagaccatccctccagcCCCCGAATCCTCatgtcgaagaccatccctccagtCCCTTAATCCTCatgtcgaagaccatccctccagcCCCTTAATCCTCatgtcgaagaccatccctccagcCCCCGAATCGTcatatcgaagaccatccctccagtCCCTTAATCCTCctgtcgaagaccatccctccaggCCCCGAATCCTCatgtcgaagaccatccctccagcCCCTGAATCCTCatgtcgaagaccatccctccagcCCCTGAATCCTCatgtcgaagaccatccctccagcCCCTGAATCCTCatgtcgaagaccatccctccagtCCCTTAATCCTCctgtcgaagaccatccctccagtCCCCGAATCCTTatgtcgaagaccatccctctttTCCTTTAATCCcttgctcctgttcctatttatgtTCTCAGCCCCTAATCCTTACATAGAAAACCCATCCCCCTGGTCCCTTAATCCTCCCATTGTAGACCACCCCTCCAGCCCATTAATTCTCCCGTTGAACACCCGCCCTCTCGTCCGCTCATCCTCCCATTGTAGACCATCCCTCCTGCCCCCTGACCCTCCCAAGCTACCGCTGCACGCTGCCCTGGACATCATGGTTTTtgcccctggttttagacttaAGGTGTCTAGCTGTCTGGGTTGCAAATGAGCTGAAGCCCCAGGCTAGAAATACAGCAGGCCCTCCACTGGCCGCGTGTTAGCCATGAGTGGCCCCGTCCCTCGGCTCCGCGTGAGCTGTGGGAGGTGTGGAGACCCACCAGCTCTGGCCTCCGGATTGCTGTGCACAGCTGGTAACTCCTCGGACAGTGGTGGTAAGTGGGCCCAGGCTTGCTCGGGAGGTGGGACCTGGACTGAGGAGCCCTTGCGCTGACTTGTGTGCCTGTCCTGCTCAGCACAATCACCCCGGTCATCGGGAAGAAGAGGAAAAAGATGGGATCGTCGGAGGAGAATTCCGATGTGGAGCGTTCTCCAGCGCACTCCTCCAAGGACGATGATGAAAGTGCCACTCAGGTGAGCGTGAAGTCAGGATCAGTAATGTGCCTTGATTAGAAtccagcctctctctcccaccatctctctcccccctttctcccccccctttctcccccccctttctctcccc from Carcharodon carcharias isolate sCarCar2 unplaced genomic scaffold, sCarCar2.pri scaffold_1117_ctg1, whole genome shotgun sequence encodes:
- the LOC121275161 gene encoding chromodomain-helicase-DNA-binding protein 8-like, translating into MADPIMDLFDDPGLFAEGLDSLTAGSIADDLDLGDGFEPLEPEPGPDLTKVHPFDGLPQFHQPAPQSGQEPHPHHAPYAIFSALKSPGEAFDDQGPLWGQPARDGGHGLPPAPPASQETEYLAHHDYALQQSDPQQQQQQPPSAAVPARTAPALATQPALDPFSQDRDALSQGNPFMGVHGARPAAAIRKAPSPPAPPPPPPPPPPPPPPVANSAPARTPDQGLAPAPVQPAAAFAVQVQQTAAEPSSSSLSSSTTTTTTTTTTTTTSSSSSQYNIRYSLPSQAVPNGGVVVPPTAVLASTQAVSYLSGNAVFTSASPSQGQVAQTNGPSINQVLLQPVTAQQSQGNFTAATLTTVKPNVTIAPSPASQGDPKRITLVLQQPPGSNQPGQRHVMMRTLPGKILIQGQQITALAHGQGGKGLPGQAGKVVTIQLQLQNPQQKLQPCQMILQQPVTVAPSQPQQPQPQQQPQLQTVPAQVVTQAPGLRQPQSQRLTVPLQVTLQQPAHSQVSGPTLSVVTAQVTGVASEHQRKLEHQKKQEKANRIVAEAIARAKARGEQNIPRVLAHNELTGRSSGAEGEEKRKKKKGSSRPKEGDGKKSRSSAKPGSSSSSSKTKGKSKPSTITPVIGKKRKKMGSSEENSDVERSPAHSSKDDDESATQKRRSNRQVKRKKYTEDLDLKITDDEDEEVDVTGPVKIPAIVDVDASLQTMQLFVENPSEEDAAIVDKILSFRVAKKEPLTPPPRPFRQAPIELSLKNIIPAYKLQAG